CACAAGGGCGACGCTGCGGTGCTCGACCGCTGCGCGGTGCTGCTGCGCCTGGCCGAGGACCTCGAACGCTCCCGCGACCAGGTCGTGCGCGCCGTCGGCGTCGCGGCGCGCAACGGCAAGGTCCGCCTGGCGCTGGAGGCCGCGGGCGACGTGCGCGTCGCGCAGTGGGCCGCGAGCCGCGAGCGCGACCTGTTCCGGCGCGCGTTCGACCGCGAGCTCGAGCTGACGGCGTAGCGCCCCTAGCGCGCGGCGAGCGCGAGCTCGGCGGGCGCCACCGGCATGCCGTAGAGCCAGCCCTGGCCGAAGTCGCAGCCGACGGCGCGCAGGACGTCGTCCTGCTCGCTGGTCTCCACGCCCTCGGCGACCACGTCGAGCCCGAGGGCGGCGCCCAGCGAGCAGAGGCTGCGGATGAGGGCACGGGCCTCGGGGTCGCGGTGGATGTCCGCGACGAACGAGCGGTCGACCTTGAGGACGTCGACCGGCAGGGCGCGCAGGTGGCGGACCGACGAGTAGCCCTCGCCGAAGTCGTCGAGCGCGATGCGCACGCCGTCGTCGCGCAGGATGCCCAGCGCCAGCGCGGCCTCCTCCGGGCGGCGCAGCACCGCGGTCTCCGTGACCTCGAGGCAGAGCGCCGTCCCGGGCAGGCCCGCGTCGTGCAGCGCGCGGCGGACCGTGCCGACGAGGCCGGGCCGGCCGAGCTGGAGGGCGGAGACGTTGACGGCGACCGTGAGCTGGTGGCCGGCGGCGCGCCACTGCGCGGCCTGGCGGCAGGCCTCGCGGACCACCCACTCGCCGATCGCGACGATCTGGCCGTCGTCCTCGGCGATCCCCAGGAACTCGCCCGGGCGCAGCCGGCCCCGGTCCGGGTGCTCCCAGCGCAGGAGCGCCTCGCAGCCGGCGACCGCGTCCGTGCGCAGGTCGACGACGGGCTGGAAGTGCAGGCGCAGCTGGGCAGCGGCGAGCGCACCGCGCAGGTCGGCGGCCAGGGCGAGGCGGCGGCGGTGCTCGTCGCGCAGGACCTCGTCGAAGCGCTCGGCCCGCGCCCGGCCGCGGGTCTTGGCGCGCTCGAGCGCGACGTCGGCGTCGCGCAGCAGCTCCTCCGGGTCGAGCGCGCCGTCGGCGGTGTCGGCCACGCCGACGCTGGCGGTCACGCGCAGGCGCTCGCCGTCGACCTCGTAGGGGTCGTCGAAGCAGCCGAGGATCCGGGGCAGGAGGAGGCGGTCGGCCTCGGGCCCCTCGAAGAGGCAGACGAACTGGTCGCCGGCGAGTCGGGCGAGCGTGTCCTGTGCACGGATGCGGTGGCGCAGGCGCTGGGCGACGGCGTGCAGCAGCCGGTCGCCGACGCGGTGGCCGTGGGAGGCGTTGACGGTCTTGAACTCGTCGAGGTCCACGACGACGAAGCCGACGTGCCCGGTGCCCGCGCGCGTCAGGCGCCCCAGCGCCTGCGTGGCGCGGTCGACGAGCAGCGCGCGGTTGGGCAGGCCGGTCAGCGGGTCGTGCAGCGCTTGGGCCTCGAGCGCCTTGCGGCCGGTGATGTCCTTGGCGACGAGGTAGCAGCGCCGGCCGTCCCAGCTGGCGCTCCACAGCATCCAGAGCCAGCGGCCGTCGCGGGCGCGCAGGCGGTTCTCGAAGTCGACGACCGTCCCGCGCGCGTCGGAGGTCATGCGGCGGATGACCTCGCGGGTGGCCGGCACGTCGTCGGGATGCACCAGCCCGTGCCACGGCGAGCCGACGAGGGTGTCCACCTCCCACCCGAGGACGGTGTCCCAGGCGGGGTTCAGCCGCTCGAGGCGGCCGTCGGCGCCGATGGTCGCCAGGAGGTCGCGGCTGAGGACGAACAGCTGCTCGAGCTCCAGCAGCCGGTCGAGGGCCGGCCCAGCCGGCAGCTCCTCCTCCGCATCCACGGGGCTCTCATCGGTGGTTCGGGCATTGCCCTTTAACCGCCGATGAGGTGAACGGCGGTCCGCTAGCCGTCCTGGCGCGCCGGGATGGTGCGCTGCGCCGCGACCGCCTCGACGACCTCGACGTCCTCGGTCTCCTCCGCGAGGTCCTCGTCGTGCTCGCCGTCGCACAGGACCCGGAAGTTCCCGCTCACGCCTTGGTCGGCGTGGATCGTGATCCCCGGCAGGACCTCCTCGCCCTCGTCGAAGCCGAGGCGCTCGAGGTCGAAGTGGGCCAGCCCGATCCCGTAGGCGTTGTGCGTCGGGTTCTCGCGGTCGTGGGCGTTGATGGCGATCTGGAACGCCCGGAGGTTCGCCGCGATCTTCGACGTGTCGGCCATGCGCGCGGGAGGCTAGCGCGGGCGGCGCGGGGTGGCGAGCACCCCGCGCGCGCCGCGACTAGAGCGTGCTGGAGGCGGTGAAGCGCAGGTTCACGCGGCTGACCGCGCCCTGCACCGCGTTGTCGCCCGAGGTCGGGCTGGACGGGATGCCGCCGGACGGCAGCGTCGCCGTGAACCGGTAGACGCGGTTCTCCCCCGAGGCGAAGCGCCCCAGGTTCAGGGAGGACAGGCTCGCGAGCGTCCCGTCGTAGAGGCGCCGCACGCCGGTGCGCGAGCGCTCGTCGACCTTGACGTTGAGCTTCGGCGAGAGCTTGCCGCCGAAGCGGCCGAGCGTGTCGACGAGGTCCGTGGCCTGCAGGGTGTAGGCGCCGGCCAGCAGGCCGGTGTTCGCCACGCGGACCTCGCCCCACTTCGACTCGCCGGGCACGAGGCCCTGCGCGGTCAGGACCGTGCCGTTGCCCTTGTCGTTGGTCTGGCCGAACAGCAGGCCGAGCGAGAGGGTGATGCGCAGGACCTGGTCCTCGCCGCCCACGACGATCTTGCCCTGGTCGCTGGAGGCGGCGACCGCCACCCCCGCGACCCCGAGCGCCGCCACGACGGCCACGAGCTGGACCGGCCGGCGGATGATCTGGTTGAACCGGCTCACAGGATGCTCCCCCTCTGGCCGGTCTGCCCGGCGTTGCCTGCACTGCCACCGCCGCCACCGGCGCTGCCGATGGAGAACACCGTGCCGCTGTCGTTGGCCACCGAGCCGCCGAGGCGCAGCACGCCGATGCTCGGGCCGCCGGAACCGCCGCCACCATGGCCGCCGCTGCCGCCGCTGCCGCCGTTGCCGCCGTTGCCGCCGCAGCCGACCTCGCCGCAGTCGCGGGTCGCCCCGAGACCGCCGGTGCCGCCACCGCCGCCATTGCCGCCGCCGCCACCACCGCCGCCCGCGCCACCGGTGCCGGTGCTCACGAGCGAGCCGTCGGTGAGCGTCACGGTCGAGGCCCAGAGGTAGATGCCGATGGACGCGCCGCCCCAGCCGCCACCCGTGCCCGGGAAGCCGCCCTGGCCGCCGCCACCGCCGCCGCCACCGCCGTTGCCGTGGCCGTCGTTGCAGAAGGTGCAGCCCTGGCCACCGCCACCGCCGCCGCCGCCACCGCCCAGGCCGCTGGCGCCCTGGCCGCCGGTGGCGCCGTTGAAGCCGGCCCAGCCGCCAGAGCCCGCAGCCGCGAAGCCGTTGCCGCCGGCACCGCCGTTGGGGCCCGCACCGCCGGACGCGCCGCCGCCGCCGTCGTTGCCGCGCCGGCCCGGGTCGCCGCCCGCACCGCCCGCGCCACCGCCGCCGCCGCCGCAGCCGCCCTGGGCGCCGTTGTCGCCGCGGTTGTTGCCGTAGCGACCGCCCTTGCCGCCGCCACCGCCCGGGCAGCCGCCGGCCGAGGGCCCACCGCCGCCGCCGGCGCCGCCGGGACCGTTGTCGTCGTTGTCGCCGTCGCCGCCGCGGCTGCCGTCGGTGCCGCGCGCGCCGCCGCCGCCGGTGGAGCCACCGCCGCCGTTGGCACCCGGCCCGGCGACCGCCGCCGAGGCCTGGAGGGTGATGGTGGAGTTCACGGCGCGGATGCCGTAGGCGCTCATGCCACCGCCGCGGTTGCCCTCGAAGCGCATCCGCTGCAGCGTCACGTTCGTGTCGCCGTTGGCCAACGCGGCGGAGGCCGAGCCCGTGACCGTCGTCGTGGCGTCCCGCGCGCCGGTGAAGCCGGAGCGGTAGGCGCCGAAGACGCTCACGCCCGTGACGAGCTCGAGGCCGTCGGCGCCCTCGTCGTAGGTGCCTGAGGACACCAGGACCGGACGCCCGCCCGAGCTGTTCACGGCGTTCTGGACGGTGCGCTTGGGCGCCGCCAGCGTGCCGGGGTTGCCGTCGTTGCCCGACGTCGCGACGAACACCGACCCGGCGGCGTCGCCGTCGACCGTGTCGCAGTTCGTGTCGGCGGACTGCAGGTCCGGCGCGTCGGGCCTGCCCGGCGCCACGGTGCCGTCGAGCGGCGCGCAGTCGTTGCCGTCGAGCGCGCCGTCGCCGTCGTCGTCGGCGTCGCAGGCGTTGCCGAACGCGTCGCCGTCGGTGTTCTCCTGGCCGGTGTTCGGGACGAACTGGCAGTTGTCGGAGCCGTCGCTGACGCCGTCGCCGTCGTCGTCGGCGTCACAGGCGTCGCCGGCGCCGTCACCGTCGGCGTCCTGCTGACCGCCGTTGGCGACGACCCGGCAGTTG
The DNA window shown above is from Conexibacter sp. SYSU D00693 and carries:
- a CDS encoding thrombospondin type 3 repeat-containing protein; translated protein: MTRRTKLSLGVTTGVVALLVVLVTAIGGSGAAFFSSSSSPQSASAVPDFVAPVVDDARTSATAAVGGQATVYAKVSDDGRPSSGVAAVKADLSAVGAGDDQDLEACEDGCGPGDAFGWQRTFTVGDDTPDGERPLSLHAVDGAGNAGEAREATITIDACADPELPDLDGDGQPDQCDADDDGDGVPDADDTCASVPNPGQADTDGDGQGDACDGDDDGDGVLDGEDGCQFTPDPGQADTDGDGQGDACDADDDGDGVTDGDDNCRVVANGGQQDADGDGAGDACDADDDGDGVSDGSDNCQFVPNTGQENTDGDAFGNACDADDDGDGALDGNDCAPLDGTVAPGRPDAPDLQSADTNCDTVDGDAAGSVFVATSGNDGNPGTLAAPKRTVQNAVNSSGGRPVLVSSGTYDEGADGLELVTGVSVFGAYRSGFTGARDATTTVTGSASAALANGDTNVTLQRMRFEGNRGGGMSAYGIRAVNSTITLQASAAVAGPGANGGGGSTGGGGARGTDGSRGGDGDNDDNGPGGAGGGGGPSAGGCPGGGGGKGGRYGNNRGDNGAQGGCGGGGGGAGGAGGDPGRRGNDGGGGASGGAGPNGGAGGNGFAAAGSGGWAGFNGATGGQGASGLGGGGGGGGGGQGCTFCNDGHGNGGGGGGGGGQGGFPGTGGGWGGASIGIYLWASTVTLTDGSLVSTGTGGAGGGGGGGGNGGGGGTGGLGATRDCGEVGCGGNGGNGGSGGSGGHGGGGSGGPSIGVLRLGGSVANDSGTVFSIGSAGGGGGSAGNAGQTGQRGSIL
- a CDS encoding bifunctional diguanylate cyclase/phosphodiesterase, giving the protein MDAEEELPAGPALDRLLELEQLFVLSRDLLATIGADGRLERLNPAWDTVLGWEVDTLVGSPWHGLVHPDDVPATREVIRRMTSDARGTVVDFENRLRARDGRWLWMLWSASWDGRRCYLVAKDITGRKALEAQALHDPLTGLPNRALLVDRATQALGRLTRAGTGHVGFVVVDLDEFKTVNASHGHRVGDRLLHAVAQRLRHRIRAQDTLARLAGDQFVCLFEGPEADRLLLPRILGCFDDPYEVDGERLRVTASVGVADTADGALDPEELLRDADVALERAKTRGRARAERFDEVLRDEHRRRLALAADLRGALAAAQLRLHFQPVVDLRTDAVAGCEALLRWEHPDRGRLRPGEFLGIAEDDGQIVAIGEWVVREACRQAAQWRAAGHQLTVAVNVSALQLGRPGLVGTVRRALHDAGLPGTALCLEVTETAVLRRPEEAALALGILRDDGVRIALDDFGEGYSSVRHLRALPVDVLKVDRSFVADIHRDPEARALIRSLCSLGAALGLDVVAEGVETSEQDDVLRAVGCDFGQGWLYGMPVAPAELALAAR